A window of Benincasa hispida cultivar B227 chromosome 9, ASM972705v1, whole genome shotgun sequence genomic DNA:
TTGAATGTAGGAGCAAGATAGTGAAGGCGATGAAGAAATCGaaacaaaaaggaaaggaaataaattgaaataatcaaAGAGATTGAAGGATTTTGCAACAAGATGAATAAAtcatagaaatcaaataaaaaacaaaagataaacTTGTAAATATCGATGAAGGATTTCGCGGGAGGATGAAAAAATagaaggaaaaaggaagaaaaatctcttaaattgcataaaaaataaatcGTAAGGGAGAGAGACTGAAAACAcgagggaaaaaaaatagaatatggtgaaataagattttttttttttttgaataaacaataaataaaatcttagatttaaaaattttaccatatttataaaataataaaaatgagtGACAGGCTGCCATACAGTAATTTAAAAAGGTCACCATTGCAAATTccatttagttaatttttttttaaaaaaaaaaaaaaaaaaatagaagagcTATGTCATGTACTGTCTCCGCAAAGGCCCGAGAGTCCGAGACACTTCCAGAGACAATTCGGAAGCAAAATCCGCAACACACTCCCTCGCCATCACTAtacaaacaaacaaatgaaaataCCCATTTGGAGGAGCTTGAGATTTCAATGGAGAAGACAGCCCAGAAACTCAGAACCATCCATTTATTTTGCCCTTCACTCTCCACCATTGCTCCGTTCCTCGCTTCTGACGACCACGGCGTCGATATCGGCTCCATAGCCGCCATTTTCGGCCTCGACCCTTCATCGCTGAAGCTCAATGGCCACTTCCTCAGCCGCGGCCTCGATCTCGTCTCCTGTGTTACTTGGAACTCgcttctctctttcttttctacTAAACGCCTCCCAATTGGGAGCTCCGACAACGATGCTCTCCTTGTTGATGGAAAGCTCTCTAAACTTGGCGTCAAGAGTGAGTTCTCTTCATTCTCTTCTCCCTTTTGGTTTCTGTTTAGGGTTTATTAGGttgtgattttttctttttcttttttgtttctctCCTTAGGAGCTCATGGGCATCAGGAAATTGTGAGTGGAGATTGTTGCAAGGctgatgaagaagatgacaaCGTTAATGTAAGGATAAAACCAGAAAGCAACTtggtcaagaacaaaaagatgaagtatatggacttagGTAAAACCATTAATACTGTATGGAAGAAAATTAATTGGAATGATTTTCATCTGTGTTTAATTTTTGGCTTATTTTCTGACTTGAATTCTTCTAACATGAGTAGTAGGGACTAAAAAGAAGCTTAATCCAAAGTTTAAAATAGTTATTTGTAACTTTTTAGAATAAAAGGACTAAACTAGAAGTTTAAGAAACTATCGTGAGGATGGGAAATAAAGCACATGAGTTTGATAAAGAACTTAGAGCGTTGGTGGCCACTACTCAGGAGTTATCTTTACATCCACTAGAAGCTCAGGAATTagattaactttataatataaacaaaCTAATGAGGGAAAAAGGGCAACCTTTGGAGCTCAACTGAGTTTGAAACTACTATCTCGCTTGATCTAATACAGGAAGCAAACATATGGACTCTCCAGCATCCAAATTTGCTCCCAATGGttacaaaagaaaacaaaacatggAAGAAGTCATCTTACTCAAGAAATTGAAGTTAAACGAAACCAAATCGGGTACTTAATTAAGACTAGTTTTGTGGTGGCTTTTCCATATATTAACAGTTTGCTAAGTGTTTTATCCTTTCGTCTTCTTGACCCTCGAATGATTGTAATATAATGCAGGTTTTGACGAATTATCAGATGGAGGAGTAAGCGATGCAGCCAATGTTGCCCAATGGATGGCATATTCGTGTAGCTTCAATAGTAATATGAAAAggatgagagaagaagaaacacTTGTTTCTGCTTTATGTAAGAGAAGTAGATGAACAGATGGTTTCCTCAAGTCACTGCATCCTATTTCtcaactttttcttcttttgatcgTTGAGGTTTGTAAATATGAAGAAGATGTTTTCTGTGTTCCATGGTGATTCTCAATATGTAAATCCATCGGTTGATATAGAATTGTAGTTTTGTTCACCATCTTAGTCCAGTTTTTCCTTCTAAGGTAAATTTAAGGTCATATAGAAAATCTGATGAAATGAAGATTTCACATCGTTGCCAAATATTTTGTTCATGCCAAAAAACAAAGGATGATTCTAATTGATTTCTTCATAGAATTTTGTCTGTCTCTCATCTCTTCAATACCTTTAGTTATAAACAAAAGGGAAGAACCTGGAAAACAAATTCCAAACGACCTTAAATATTTTCCAATGTGGAATAACCTTACCTTCAAAGGGCTCCACATTTTTATTCTACCAAGTGAGAGCTCacagagagtttttttttttcttttttcttttttcttttttttttgggaacagaagaaaaggaaaatggcCGAATTTGGGGCACGAGCTAGCCTACTGTGCACACTGCTCATGCAGAAAAAAACAATAAGAACTCATTTgataacatttttcattttgtttctgTTTTTGAAGTGAGGAAGAAAAAAGCTTCATGTCCTCGAATTATCACGAGATTTTATTTACCGAGTTTAAACAAGGCGGCAATTTTCAGAAGAGAGCATGTAGTTTTTCAGAAAGAAAAGAATTTCTTGTCCACCTAACGTAGAACAAGCCGTAATCAAGTCAAATGTAATCTAATAAACAGCCACCACGGTTGTATGTATTACAGTTTGCCTGAAGTTTGGGCATTCAACTGATAAAATAGATTGGGAGAGATGATGAATAATATAAACTCAAAGTAGTAAGTACAtgatttttcttcccttttccaaCAGAGGCTAAAATCTATTTTCTAAGTGGAGATAACACGGTGTATTGAACATAGTCTATACATTCACCCACCGACTTGAGCAACTCCAACAAAAGTAACTCAAGAGAGCATGATTTTTCTTGTATTATAGCATCATCATTCACTATTTCCAGGAAACTCCCAGTCTAATCACTTCTTCACCCACCGATTTGAACGACTCCTACAAAAGTATCTCAAAGAATACAtgatttttcttcccttttcccatGGAAAGAACGCATATGATGGTCATTACTTGCCCAAAACTAAAAACACAGGCGATTAAGAAAAAACCAACTAAATTCAGTCTGCGGTGGCTGAAATCATGACCACCGTTGAGATGGATACCTACGGAGATAACACAGtcaaaagaagaagacaaaagaTTGATACCTCGTGTGGGCACCTTAGCTTGAGAGATTAAAGGAAGTTTGTTGAGAAGAAAGTGTCGATGAAGCCTAAAACACGAAGCGAAGAAACAGAGCGAGGGAGGAACGGAACTAGTTTTTCTAGTTTCCAAAAATCTCTCAAATTTTTAGAaacgtttttaaattttggaaacaaGAAACGGAATGTTTATCAAACAAGTCTATTTCTTAAATAATGAGGAACAAGAACAGAAAATGGGTAAAAAGAAGGTTATCGACGAGGTCCTAATAGAAAGCTCATATAAAAGCCAATTTATATAACCTATCAAATGAGAGGAATTTGTTACAAGGTAGGATGATGTCCTTTGAATCCATAAAGATCACAAAAATGCTCTAACAACCTAAACCAAGAGATTATTATCTTCCTGAAAGGGATGGTCCATCAGCATAGAAAAAGTAGAAATGTTGATAATAGTAGCCATAGCAGTAAGAAGCTTATTCCAAACCTTGCTTGCAAAGTCGCAAGTTGAAAATATCTCATCGATCCTCTTTTATCTGTAATGTATTGTATTCACTAAGTTAAACATGAATATAAACTAAACTATATTAATATGTATTATTATGATAACAATTTGTCACCTCACTTTAAAACTACCACTTTAAAATTTAACACCGTCATAATATTATTCTAACTATAACGGTTTAGAGATGAAATTGAAAACGAcatattaagaaaaatttatatAGCCTATTTACAATTTACAATACTATTATAGAGAGTCACCATAGATAAACAATATGAAATCAATCTCTCCTCTTTCTTTGCCACTTTGAATGATCTAAAATGCCAATAAATAACCATAACAAAACAAGCCCTACATTTGTATTCTGAAAATGTCATACTCGGGGAAAATGATCTATATCCAAACAGACTAGTGTGTAAATTTACCCTTGCAACAAAATTAGGGGTATAGTTAGAAAAGAAATCACAATGTACATCAAGAAAGATCTAATTGACAACTATGGTACATTTAACATCAGACCTTGAATTCTCAAATACCTCATCCAAAATAATATTGCCAAGCAGCAGCAAGCCCAGCTACCAAAATGACTTTAAACAGCAGCTTTGACTTTGAGTTGGACATTGAAGAAGGTGATCGTGACTTGGAGGATTCCCACTGTCTTCCTCTAAGTTTGGCCAACAACTTCGATACAAGGTGCGAAACATGAAACTTTTTCGTTCCTGCCCCAAGAAAGAAACACAAGTAAAGAACGAGTTCAAAGACAACCTAAAAATGTCAGTTTAAGCATGAATTCAAGGGTTTAGAAGGAGACAaccaactttttaaaaaaatcaaatatagacGGGAGAAAATGAGACGAGAGGGTGAAACAAGTTTTCTAGAAGGATTTCATTTTTTGATTGTGTATCATCTATTATTACCAGGGAAATCAAACATCCATGGCCACttttatattttcaacaatcaatatttgatattaatattaAGGGTCAACTGTAAAAACTatcaatcaaatattaaaacgtCAAGAACAGTCTCaacaatttcaaatataaatactACTAATCTATAAATACTAACAATAAGATCTATAACTAATCtattatatgaaataattttatataagtTTCTTATTTCCACacaaaatatttattgataTTGGTATTTTATAGATATTGTCATAATATCTTCATAAAATTGAGCTTTAgacaattttacattttaattcTCAGTTGTTAGTTGCTTAGGATTTATCATTGTTAATTGATAAGTACGGATACTGACACACTGCACAAATACGACACGACATCGACATGGCAATATGCCAATTTACAAAAAAAGTAGGACATGACATATTGGGGACACATTAtctatttatctatttattttacaaaaataaatgtGTACATAATTTGACATATTGTGAATATATGCACACATATATTTAACAAAAAGTATggaaaaatagaaatgaaaaaaaaaaaagaaagataaaaacgAAAGTGAAAAAAACAgaaatgagaaaagaaaaaaaatagtaagaGAAGGCGCATAAGTTGTCAGCGATCGTGGGTCTTGAAGTTGAAGTCACCGCCATCAATGAAGTTAGAAAAAAAGAGGTAGCGTAgtggttttgttatttttttttttttaggctaTGGGTTAAGTCTTGAGGGTGAAGTGTTAGAATGGAGAAAGTGTGTAAAAACTGGGCCGAACGGTTAAATTTAATTGGCTTAAAATGCCCCAAAAATGGGCTGCTGATAGTGGGtcttgtttcattatttttctaaatttttttttttgcatatggAGCGTCCTTGGTGTGTCGTCCGCATGTCCTAGGCATGTCACCAGCGTGCCCTGACGTGTCGGaaagcaaaaaaaataaaaataaagtaatgGACACGCGAGCTTGTATGTCGACCACGACACTTTGTCAGTTTAGAAGTGTTGGTGCTTTATAGCGTTAATTCCAtctattgaaaaatgaaaagaccaCACTACAAAATCTCAGTTTTACCTTTGCTCTTCATAAATCTTTCCTCTTCACCTACACGCCTCCGAAGGACATTGAGCAAAGATCCAAAATACAATGCGAGCACCGTGCAAGTGATAGTGATCACATTATAGGGCATGCTAAAATCAGGAGTGGTAAAAGGAACAAGCAATACTTCTGTGTAAGACAGAATGGGACTCTGCCCCTGCATTATGGATGCAGATTCATAACTGGAATTAGTAATCAAATAAAGCGTATATCACATACTAGAACAGTAGCTACCAAGATACAACAGGAAACATCACCTGCCATTTCGACAAGATTGGTGATTTCGAAGAGTTATTTTCCACAAACTGCGTGCTTGTGAAAAAATCTGGAAAACTTATTACAGCTGATGGAATATCTAATCCCTGATGAGCATCTGGGGGATATTCATCAATGTGCAGAAAACCCTAAAAAGACATCAGGGAAACAGAGGTCATTAAGTCCAAATATCCCACGCTTCAGTCTCTACAAAAAAGATATCTAAACAATAAATGTGCTAAATCAAAGATTATCTCTACTATGGAGTTTAAGGGAACAAATGTGTCTATTTCTAAACAACAAAATTCTAGTAGTTTTCTAGAATAACAAACTAAAGATGATTACTAGCGAAGGACAAAATGTAATAACAATCAATAAATACAACAAGAAATGGGACTCTAAACtaataaagaggaaaaattcCATATCCAATGCATAAATGGCAGCTGGTTGGAAAAGTTTAGAACTGAAGTGACGTAAGCAATCCTTTGCAAATCCAATGAGCATTATATGCAGAACTTATGTTCTTTTTCTGTTTTACACAAGAGACTAAGATATCATAAAAAAGAAAGGTgaggaaacaaaataaaacaaacagcAAGGAGTTTATGAAATCTCCCCCAAACTCACACGGAAGGGGTTTAGACAGATTTCCACTCCCTAACTTTCCTTTTCCAATCACAtttatctacagtgagggagaGGGAATCTGTCTATTTTGTCAATGTTGGGGACTGGGATGCACGGAGAGTATCTGTGTCAGGAAAGTGTCTAGACACATGGACACATGTCTAACATGCCCAATAGGGTGTCCAACacaattgaaaaataaaggacCTACAAGACACTTTTTAATGTTTAAGGATCTAACACAGCTCTAGGAATTTAGAAACTCAACTTAGTAATTTAACCATAAATTTGTAATTCAACTAATAAAAGAAAACACAAGCCCCAAAGCATTAAAAGTGGTGAAGTACACGATAAGAActgtaatttaaacatataaacaGACAGCCAAGCAGCCAAGAATCTAAGCCAACTTCTAATGAATGAAGATCCCAAAATCAATCTCttctatttaaatcatattaagtTGTAGACCACAGTCAAATGTGCTTATACCTTAATCGCTGATATAAATCCTTATTACTCTCTCCCATGTGTATGTTTGGACCAATTGAGCCAACACATTGACAATCAGTATAAAGATGGAAAATGAATACAAGAGTTTCAGTTTAAATGTCTTTCCCCAATACAATGTTAAATTACATCATtgctaaattgaaaattttaccgttttgaatttggtttaaCACCTGAACAATTCATTCATACCATTTATTGATTGAAAAGTGATTAGTAGGACATGTAATTTATATTGGGGTTTTAGGTAGAATCAGACGACCTTAAGGAACATGGGATAGGATCTAGCATAATCCAGATGATGATATCTAATACAATTCTGAACCCTTGCAGGTACCATTTTTAAATGGATTTTTGCTATGTTATCAGAATTAGTTTACTTCATGCACAATCCCATGGGACAATAAAGAGAAGAGACCAAAAGCTAATAACAGCACTTCCTCAAAATTTAACGTATTTAATATTACAAAAGGAGGGGCAAGACCGAGAGCCCAAAAATGGTTTATGATTTATTGATTTCATAGTTGAGAATGAACTATAATCTTTTTAAACATCTGTCTTCACTTTCTCTAAAGAACACATTCTCTATGCATCCTAAGTTATATAGCATGTCTTCAATGTGTTGTCGAAAAAACCCTCCATTCTTTTCCTGTCCACCCAGatttcctctaaaaaaaaaaaaatcaatgaaaaaCTTGGACACCACAAATCATGTAGCTGGTATGTGTCCTGGGCATGCTAGTTTATGTGTCTAACAACCACACCTACTTTACACCCTACCCAAGGTAGGGTTCCATGTTTCCAAGATTTTGAACCTTTCAAAGATCTCTTAGGATAAAGTGAGGAAGAGTCAGATTAGCAACATCATCTCAAACTAGTTGGGGAAAATGATTAAACATACCTTGTCAAATTCTATGGTTAGAGCAGCTGAGTTCAAGCCACAAGGAAATTTCAGGAGCATCTCCATCACCCCTGGTGAAACCTTATCTTTAGAAGGTGAAACTTGCATCTTCTCAACAACATTTGTAATTGTATGGGGTTGGTCGTCGATAAATACTTGAAGAGTATGATAATACACCTTTATATACCAAGGAACAACTTGAAATACTTTAACAAGCAGGCTACAGCTGTCTGTGATCACAGTATCAGGCATCAACTGATTACTTGGTTTTGTAGATTTTAGCTGTAAGGCAATAGCACCCCTTTCGTTCCCACTACCCAGTAAAAACCTGGTCACATGTAATGGTGCTTGTGGAATAGACCAAGTTACAGGAATTTTCCATGTGAATCTCAAGTCAAGTGGTTCAGAATCATCGTAATTCTCCTCTACCATAAACATGTAAAGGACAGATAAGTGCTTGTCATCCTTGCTGCTTATCTCCATGTGTACTCTATCAGGATTAGTTGACAACTCAAAAGCAGGATTGCTTCTAGAACCTTCAGAGCTAGCTCTTGTAATTGCAAACATCTCTTGTTCCCCAAGCATGACTTGCAGTTCTGCCATGAGACCTCTGTCAAGCTGAATGTAAACATTACTAGATCTGGTGAGAGCACATCTTCCAGTGACTCTCCTTCCAAACATTGAGCTGAGAGACCAGCTTGGTTGTAATTGTGTTGCAGTTGAATAACCCGAAATCCCTCTGTGACTGTGAGGCTGAAGAACAACTGTGAGTGTCTGGTCAAGTACAATGGCTGAATTCACAGCATTCGACTCAAATTCAGATGACAGCAAATGCAATCTCTGAGAGTGATAAAATCCTTTGTAGATAGATGGTCTATCCATCAATACTGAAAGCCCTGATTTGTCACGACATGGAAGGAGCTTCAACCATGGTGTGAGATTCTCTGTGCAAACAGCCTCACGAGGCAATGTACCATACCTCATACTCCCAGAAGCAGGATGAAAGCCCCATTTAGGGGAAGAATAAGAAGTTGAAGACTCCAGGAAGTTGATTGAAGAACAAAAAAGACCTGAAAGTGAATGGGTTAAATTTTTCCAAGCTGCATCAACCTCATTTGGTGGAAAGTCAAAAATAGCCCACAACTCAACTCCCGAAGGCTTTGCATTGCTGCTTGATATCGAATCAAATCCACCCCAACG
This region includes:
- the LOC120085716 gene encoding GPI transamidase component PIG-T translates to MASFLRIMSLLFLPILFAVSAIGSVSESAEEDFSEDLLLKPLPDRKVLAHFHFQSTAPSSRSNSYGRHHHLFPKAISQLVHKYRIKEMELSFTQGRWRYDRWGGFDSISSSNAKPSGVELWAIFDFPPNEVDAAWKNLTHSLSGLFCSSINFLESSTSYSSPKWGFHPASGSMRYGTLPREAVCTENLTPWLKLLPCRDKSGLSVLMDRPSIYKGFYHSQRLHLLSSEFESNAVNSAIVLDQTLTVVLQPHSHRGISGYSTATQLQPSWSLSSMFGRRVTGRCALTRSSNVYIQLDRGLMAELQVMLGEQEMFAITRASSEGSRSNPAFELSTNPDRVHMEISSKDDKHLSVLYMFMVEENYDDSEPLDLRFTWKIPVTWSIPQAPLHVTRFLLGSGNERGAIALQLKSTKPSNQLMPDTVITDSCSLLVKVFQVVPWYIKVYYHTLQVFIDDQPHTITNVVEKMQVSPSKDKVSPGVMEMLLKFPCGLNSAALTIEFDKGFLHIDEYPPDAHQGLDIPSAVISFPDFFTSTQFVENNSSKSPILSKWQGQSPILSYTEVLLVPFTTPDFSMPYNVITITCTVLALYFGSLLNVLRRRVGEEERFMKSKGTKKFHVSHLVSKLLAKLRGRQWESSKSRSPSSMSNSKSKLLFKVILVAGLAAAWQYYFG
- the LOC120085717 gene encoding uncharacterized protein LOC120085717 isoform X2 — its product is MSCTVSAKARESETLPETIRKQNPQHTPSPSLYKQTNENTHLEELEISMEKTAQKLRTIHLFCPSLSTIAPFLASDDHGVDIGSIAAIFGLDPSSLKLNGHFLSRGLDLVSCVTWNSLLSFFSTKRLPIGSSDNDALLVDGKLSKLGVKRAHGHQEIVSGDCCKADEEDDNVNVRIKPESNLVKNKKMKYMDLGFDELSDGGVSDAANVAQWMAYSCSFNSNMKRMREEETLVSALCKRSR
- the LOC120085717 gene encoding uncharacterized protein LOC120085717 isoform X1, with translation MSCTVSAKARESETLPETIRKQNPQHTPSPSLYKQTNENTHLEELEISMEKTAQKLRTIHLFCPSLSTIAPFLASDDHGVDIGSIAAIFGLDPSSLKLNGHFLSRGLDLVSCVTWNSLLSFFSTKRLPIGSSDNDALLVDGKLSKLGVKRAHGHQEIVSGDCCKADEEDDNVNVRIKPESNLVKNKKMKYMDLGSKHMDSPASKFAPNGYKRKQNMEEVILLKKLKLNETKSGFDELSDGGVSDAANVAQWMAYSCSFNSNMKRMREEETLVSALCKRSR